The following DNA comes from Peribacillus sp. FSL E2-0218.
ACAAGCTATAAAGGGAACTAGCCCCCTAAAGGACTAATTCCGGATCTATATGAACACTTTCAAGGAAGGCCCGGGTAATCTCCCTTGAAAGCGGGTGAGGTATTCATGCAGAACAAATATCGAGCTTTTCTTTTTCGCTTGCTTTGTTTGTACTTTTATTTTGACCCCATAACCGCAAACTATTTGTGACAACTCTTGTCAGTATAGGAAATGAAGAATGCGACCTGTAGATTTTTCACTGGTAATGTTTTATACTATTAGCAGAAATAGGAGGGGTAAATCATGAACGAATTCGAAAAGAATGTCCAGTCAAAGACAGATGACGTCGCTGATTCCGCAATCGGTTTCATCGGATCTTTTGTATTTTTCGCTGCCATGTTCACCATAGCTGTCGTCATTAAAGCTGTCGGATCCTGATTTCTGCACTTATTTTTTTCGGAAGGGGACTGCTTTTGCAGTCTCTTTCTTTTTTATTTCTACAACATACTATGGGAT
Coding sequences within:
- a CDS encoding YqzM family protein, translating into MNEFEKNVQSKTDDVADSAIGFIGSFVFFAAMFTIAVVIKAVGS